A genomic region of Prionailurus bengalensis isolate Pbe53 chromosome D1, Fcat_Pben_1.1_paternal_pri, whole genome shotgun sequence contains the following coding sequences:
- the LOC122483467 gene encoding olfactory receptor 51I1-like — translation MLAFNNTFFNWPTFSFIGIPGLEAAHIWISIPFCVLYLIALVGNAVLLILVRAEKNLHEPQFYFLAMLALTDLGLSLSTMPSVLAIFWFDVHDIGLNACLTQMFFIHTLSSVESGVLVAMAFDRLVAICAPLNYTKILTHYTVACLSGAALIRGATLLAPLPFFLRTFPFCGANILSHSYCYYPDMLNLACGDITFSSAYGLVFVLCTFAVDVVFILASYMKILDTIMKLETQDRNWRSLHTCACHLCMVLVFYLPLISLAVLHRYTQDTSPILYTTMSNAYLLMTPLLNPLVYSLKSRQIQAALRKRFWVQRVIAGE, via the coding sequence ATGTTGGCTTTTAATAACACTTTCTTTAATTGGCCCACTTTCTCCTTCATTGGTATTCCTGGTCTGGAAGCTGCACATATATGGATCTCCATCCCCTTCTGTGTCCTGTACCTCATAGCCCTTGTGGGTAATGCTGTTCTTCTTATCCTAGTTAGAGCAGAGAAGAACCTTCATGAACCTCAGTTCTATTTTTTGGCTATGCTAGCCCTTACTGATCTAGGCCTTTCATTGTCAACAATGCCTAGTGTTTTGGCTATCTTCTGGTTTGATGTCCATGACATTGGCCTTAACGCCTGCCTAACCCAGATGTTCTTCATCCACACCCTCTCCTCAGTAGAATCAGGTGTCTTGGTGGCCATGGCTTTTGACCGTTTGGTAGCTATCTGTGCTCCATTAAACTATACCAAGATCCTTACCCACTACACCGTTGCCTGCCTTAGTGGAGCTGCCCTCATACGAGGTGCCACTCTGCTGGCtcctctgccttttttccttAGGACTTTTCCTTTCTGTGGGGCCAATATCCTGTCACACTCCTATTGCTACTACCCAGATATGCTGAACTTAGCCTGTGGGGACATTACCTTCAGCAGTGCCTATGGATTGGTTTTTGTTCTCTGCACATTTGCAGTGGATGTTGTCTTCATCTTAGCTTCATACATGAAGATCTTGGACACCATTATGAAGCTGGAGACTCAAGACAGAAACTGGAGGTCACTGCACACCTGTGCCTGTCACCTATGCATGGTGCTTGTGTTCTACCTGCCCCTAATCAGCTTGGCAGTGCTGCATCGTTATACCCAGGACACTTCCCCAATTCTGTATACCACCATGAGTAATGCCTACCTCCTCATGACACCACTGCTCAACCCTCTCGTCTATAGTCTCAAATCCCGGCAGATCCAGGCTGCCCTGCGCAAGCGATTTTGGGTGCAACGTGTCATTGCTGGGGAATGA